From a region of the Drosophila virilis strain 15010-1051.87 chromosome 3, Dvir_AGI_RSII-ME, whole genome shotgun sequence genome:
- the Mcm7 gene encoding DNA replication licensing factor Mcm7 — MARRDYVQDRESIKTFLAEFCKCDDDGKKEFVYGSQLVKLAHREQVLITIDLDDLAEFNESLAEAVVENCRRYVSIFSDVIAELLPSYKQQEVHAKDALDVYIEHRLMMDARTRNPMEQRDERNAFPTELMKRFEVGFKPLSTEKAHSIREVKAQQIGKLVTVRGIVTRCTEVKPMMVVATYTCDRCGAETYQPVNSLSFIPVQECPSDDCRVNKAGGRLYLQTRGSKFVKFQELKMQEHSDQVPVGHIPRSMTVLCRGEVTRMAQPGDHVLISGVFLPMVRTGFAQMIQGLLSETFLQAHRIICINKNDDISDKECELTPAELEELAQDDFYERLATSLAPEIYGHLDVKKALLLLLVGGVDKRPDGMKIRGNINICLMGDPGVAKSQLLGYISRLAIRSQYTTGRGSSGVGLTAAVMKDPLTGEMTLEGGALVLADQGVCCIDEFDKMADVDRTAIHEVMEQQTISIAKAGIMTTLNARVSILAAANPAFGRYNPRRTVEQNIQLPAALLSRFDLLWLIQDKPDRDNDLRLAKHITYVHSHSKQPPTRVKALDMNLMRRYINLCKRKHPTIPDELTDYIVGAYVELRREARNQKDMTFTSARNLLGILRLSTALARLRLSDRVEKDDVAEALRLLEMSKDSLNQIHEHQKGHVPNTSDRIFAIVRELAGSGKAVKIADIMDRCTTKGFKPDQVDKCIDDYEELNVWQVNMGRTKITFM; from the exons ATGGCGCGCCGTGACTATGTACAGGATAGAG AATCgatcaaaacatttttggcCGAGTTCTGTAAATGCGACGATGATGGCAAAAAGGAGTTTGTCTATGGCTCGCAGCTGGTGAAGCTGGCGCATCGCGAGCAAGTGCTTATTACCATCGATCTGGACGACCTGGCCGAGTTCAATGAGAGTCTCGCCGAGGCTGTGGTCGAGAATTGCCGACGCTATGTGTCCATTTTCAGCGATGTGATCGCCGAGCTGCTGCCCAGCTACAAGCAGCAGGAAGTGCACGCCAAGGATGCGCTGGACGTGTACATCGAGCATCGCCTGATGATGGACGCCCGGACGCGCAATCCCATGGAGCAGCGCGATGAGCGCAACGCTTTTCCCACAGAGCTGATGAAGAGATT CGAGGTGGGCTTCAAGCCGCTGTCCACGGAGAAGGCGCATTCCATACGCGAGGTGAAGGCccagcaaattggcaaactgGTCACCGTGCGCGGCATTGTCACCCGTTGCACAGAGGTCAAGCCCATGATGGTGGTGGCCACCTATACTTGCGATCGCTGTGGCGCCGAGACCTATCAGCCCGTCAACTCGCTCTCCTTCATACCTGTGCAGGAATGCCCCTCTGACGATTGCCGCGTGAACAAGGCTGGCGGTCGTTTATATTTGCAGACGCGCGGCTCCAAGTTTGTCAAGTTCCAGGAGCTCAAAATGCAAGAGCACAGCGATCAGGTGCCCGTCGGTCACATACCACGCAGCATGACGGTGCTCTGCCGCGGCGAGGTCACTCGCATGGCTCAGCCCGGCGATCATGTGCTGATCTCGGGCGTTTTCCTGCCCATGGTGCGCACCGGCTTTGCTCAAATGATTCAGGGCCTGCTCTCTGAGACGTTCCTGCAGGCGCAC CGCATCATATGCATAAACaagaatgatgatatttcggACAAAGAGTGTGAGTTGACGCCGGcagagttggaggagctagcCCAGGATGACTTCTACGAGCGCCTGGCCACCAGCTTGGCGCCCGAAATCTACGGCCACTTGGATGTGAAGAAGgcgcttctgctgctgctcgtggGCGGCGTTGACAAACGGCCGGATGGCATGAAGATACGTGGCAACATCAACATCTGCCTGATGGGCGATCCTGGTGTGGCCAAATCACAACTGCTTGGCTACATCAGTCGGCTGGCCATACGCTCGCAATATACAACAGGTCGCGGCTCCTCGGGCGTGGGTCTAACGGCGGCCGTAATGAAGGATCCACTCACTGGCGAGATGACACTCGAGGGCGGGGCGTTGGTGCTGGCCGATCAGGGCGTCTGTTGCATTGACGAGTTCGACAAAATGGCGGATGTTGATCGCACGGCCATACACGAGGTGATGGAGCAGCAGACCATATCCATAGCCAAGGCGGGCATCATGACCACGCTGAATGCGCGCGTCTCCATTCTGGCTGCTGCCAATCCCGCCTTTGGTCGCTACAATCCACGGCGCACCGTGGAGCAAAACATACAGCTGCCCGCCGCACTATTGTCCCGTTTCGACTTGCTGTGGCTCATTCAGGACAAGCCCGATCGCGACAACGATCTGCGTCTGGCCAAGCACATCACCTATGTGCACAGCCACAGCAAGCAGCCGCCCACGCGGGTCAAGGCGCTGGACATGAATCTAATGCGGCGCTACATAAATCTTTGCAAGCGCAAGCATCCCACCATTCCGGACGAGCTCACCGACTACATTGTGGGCGCCTATGTGGAGCTGAGGCGCGAGGCTCGCAACCAGAAGGACATGACATTCACGTCCGCACGTAATTTACTCGGCATTCTGCGACTTTCCACAGCGCTGGCTCGCCTGCGTCTCTCCGATCGCGTTGAGAAGGACGATGTGGCCGAGGCACTGCGTTTGCTGGAAATGTCCAAGGATTCACTCAACCAGATACACGAACACCAGAAGGGACA TGTGCCAAATACATCGGATCGCATCTTTGCCATTGTACGCGAGCTGGCCGGCTCCGGCAAGGCTGTCAAGATCGCGGACATCATGGATCGCTGCACGACAAAGGGCTTCAAACCCGACCAGGTGGACAAATGCATCGACGACTACGAGGAGCTGAATGTGTGGCAGGTTAACATGGGTCGCACCAAGATTACATTCATGTAG